In Ruania zhangjianzhongii, the following proteins share a genomic window:
- a CDS encoding SRPBCC family protein, protein MNIVDEINSVIRKITTSGDSHRVVLERGFDTDAADLWDACTSSQRLSRWFEPVRGDLALGGRYSLTSSGTEGDILRCEPTRHLTITWEYQGNVSHVDVDLIPAGIERTVLRLTHHVPPGDHWETYGPAATGVGWEEALRTLSLHLAGDARGATEEMEEFAGTPEGQQLIRRVADAWGGADHEAGTPAGDAHARAARTAAFYLGRA, encoded by the coding sequence TTGAATATCGTCGACGAGATCAACAGCGTGATCCGCAAGATCACGACCAGCGGCGACTCGCATCGGGTCGTTCTGGAGCGCGGCTTCGACACCGACGCCGCTGACCTGTGGGACGCGTGCACGAGTTCCCAGCGACTCTCGCGCTGGTTCGAGCCGGTGCGCGGCGATCTCGCACTTGGTGGCAGGTACTCGCTCACGAGCAGCGGCACGGAGGGCGACATCCTGCGATGCGAGCCCACTCGGCACCTGACGATCACGTGGGAGTACCAGGGGAATGTCAGCCACGTCGATGTCGACCTCATCCCGGCTGGGATAGAGCGGACGGTGCTCCGCCTGACCCACCATGTTCCGCCCGGTGACCACTGGGAGACCTATGGTCCAGCGGCAACGGGTGTCGGGTGGGAAGAGGCGCTGCGGACCCTGTCGCTGCATCTCGCCGGCGACGCCCGAGGTGCCACTGAGGAGATGGAGGAGTTCGCGGGCACACCCGAGGGTCAGCAGCTGATCCGTCGGGTGGCCGATGCTTGGGGTGGGGCAGACCATGAGGCGGGAACACCTGCTGGCGATGCGCACGCGCGAGCAGCCAGGACGGCGGCGTTCTACCTGGGGCGCGCATGA
- a CDS encoding carbohydrate ABC transporter permease: MSVIEPDLAPAPPAGRARRRRLRRADLAGWAFIAPLIFGILAFQLVPIVVSIVASFTDWDGITPPAFIGADNYTGLAQDDLFWTTLRNTVLFTLGVIPLTTAGALLLAVLCQGKSRVANVVFRTAYFTPYVTSIVAIGLVWGKLLAPSGFFNSVLGVVGIEGPNWLTDANWALPAVIVISAWQGIGYPMIILLGGLQGIDGSIEEAARIDGAGSGRRFFSITLPLLTPQLFFVLVTQFITSFQVFALIFVLTSGGPGNATNVYIYYLYQNAFTFGRLGYASAMAWILFIIIGAVTFLQLRLQKRWVFYN, from the coding sequence GTGAGCGTCATCGAACCCGACCTGGCACCGGCGCCGCCGGCCGGACGCGCACGCCGGCGGCGCCTGCGCCGTGCCGACCTCGCCGGCTGGGCGTTCATCGCCCCGCTGATCTTCGGCATCCTGGCGTTCCAGCTGGTGCCGATCGTCGTCTCGATCGTGGCGTCCTTCACGGACTGGGACGGCATCACCCCGCCGGCGTTCATCGGTGCGGACAACTACACCGGCCTCGCCCAGGACGACCTGTTCTGGACCACCCTGCGGAACACCGTGCTGTTCACGCTCGGGGTGATCCCGCTGACCACGGCGGGGGCACTGCTGCTCGCCGTGCTCTGCCAAGGCAAGTCCCGGGTGGCCAACGTGGTGTTCCGTACGGCCTACTTCACCCCGTACGTGACCAGCATCGTGGCGATCGGCCTGGTCTGGGGCAAGCTGCTGGCCCCCAGTGGCTTCTTCAACAGCGTGCTCGGCGTGGTGGGTATCGAGGGACCCAACTGGCTCACCGATGCCAACTGGGCCCTGCCCGCCGTCATCGTGATCTCCGCCTGGCAGGGCATCGGCTACCCGATGATCATTCTGCTCGGTGGCTTGCAGGGTATCGACGGCTCGATCGAGGAAGCCGCTCGGATCGACGGAGCGGGATCGGGCCGGCGCTTCTTCAGCATCACGCTGCCGCTGCTCACCCCGCAGCTCTTCTTCGTGCTGGTGACGCAGTTCATCACCTCGTTCCAGGTGTTCGCACTGATCTTTGTGCTCACCAGCGGTGGGCCCGGGAACGCGACGAATGTCTACATCTACTACCTGTATCAGAACGCCTTCACGTTCGGCAGGCTCGGCTACGCCTCGGCGATGGCCTGGATCCTGTTCATCATCATCGGTGCCGTCACGTTCCTTCAGCTTCGGCTGCAGAAGCGTTGGGTCTTCTACAACTGA
- a CDS encoding alpha-amylase family protein: protein MTADQPWYRTSRRWGQTNLVEIDPDRYDDAWWRTYWRQTRIDGVIVNAGGIVAYYPSKFDLHHRAVNISEENDLYGRIVASARDEGLAVIARMDSNRVAEDFFLAHPEWMARDASGEPYRAADKWITCVNSDYYNDYLLEVLAEITRRSAPDGFADNSWAGLPRRNICYCENCARIFRDTKGSALPAHTDWDDPVYRDWVRWNYDRRVEIWRLNNEATQAAGGEHCIWMGMLSGDLKNAAERFNDQRRILRGAPFAMLDHQFRWLGESFHQNAEAGKRIHELVGWNAVMPESTPMYSLGRPAFRIAAMPKAEAQLWSANGFAGGIQPWWHHIGSHHEDRRQYETAPAIFQWHEKNEDVLFDRTPVADVAVVWSTENTDFFGRDQAEERTASPYRGAITSLVQAGLTYVPVHADDVRGAIGRFSLLLLPNVGALSADQVAAVREFHAAGGSVVATGDTSLYDEDGERRSDYGLADLLGVSAGEEVHGRWEATDPNIETAGNHTYLRLLPARNTGGGGMDVSGSRPARHQALAGFEETDIVPFGGFLREARVHEGFETVGTFIPRFPIYPPETSWMHTPETDIPALVVSDRGDARTAMVLADLDRCADRDQQPDARELLAQVVRWAIGSGSKVSAQTPGGVAVNAYAQPGRTIVHLTNSLATTTLAARQDQVYPVGPIEVRVAKPEGASAVRAVTLRVAEAQADAVDDGAAIRISLDTVGAHEVLVIDWA from the coding sequence ATGACCGCCGACCAACCGTGGTATCGCACGAGCCGACGATGGGGACAGACCAACCTCGTGGAGATCGACCCGGACCGTTACGACGATGCGTGGTGGCGCACGTACTGGCGGCAGACGAGGATCGACGGCGTCATCGTCAACGCTGGCGGGATCGTTGCCTACTACCCTTCGAAGTTCGATCTGCACCACCGCGCGGTGAACATCTCCGAGGAGAACGACCTCTACGGGCGCATCGTCGCCTCAGCGCGGGACGAGGGACTGGCAGTGATCGCCAGGATGGACTCCAACCGGGTGGCCGAGGACTTCTTCCTCGCCCACCCGGAGTGGATGGCTCGGGACGCCAGTGGCGAGCCGTACCGCGCTGCGGACAAGTGGATCACCTGTGTGAACAGCGACTACTACAACGACTACCTGCTCGAGGTACTCGCCGAGATCACCCGCCGCTCTGCCCCGGACGGCTTCGCCGACAACAGCTGGGCCGGGCTGCCGCGGCGCAACATCTGCTACTGCGAGAACTGCGCCCGGATCTTCCGGGACACCAAGGGGAGCGCGCTGCCGGCGCACACCGACTGGGACGACCCGGTCTATCGCGACTGGGTGCGGTGGAACTACGACCGCCGGGTGGAGATCTGGCGGCTGAACAACGAGGCGACCCAGGCGGCAGGCGGTGAGCACTGCATCTGGATGGGGATGCTCAGTGGCGATCTGAAGAACGCCGCAGAACGGTTCAACGACCAGCGGCGGATCCTGCGCGGGGCACCCTTCGCCATGCTCGACCACCAGTTCCGCTGGCTGGGGGAGAGCTTCCACCAGAACGCGGAGGCGGGCAAGCGCATCCACGAGCTGGTCGGCTGGAACGCCGTGATGCCGGAGAGCACCCCGATGTACAGCCTCGGCCGGCCAGCGTTCCGGATCGCAGCGATGCCGAAGGCAGAAGCGCAGCTGTGGTCGGCGAACGGCTTCGCCGGTGGGATCCAGCCGTGGTGGCACCACATCGGTTCCCACCATGAGGACCGCCGCCAGTATGAGACCGCGCCGGCGATCTTCCAGTGGCACGAAAAGAACGAGGACGTCCTCTTCGACCGCACGCCGGTAGCCGACGTCGCGGTGGTCTGGTCCACCGAGAACACCGACTTCTTCGGCCGTGACCAGGCCGAGGAGCGCACGGCGAGCCCGTACCGGGGGGCGATCACCTCGCTGGTGCAGGCAGGGCTTACCTACGTGCCGGTGCACGCCGACGACGTCCGCGGGGCCATCGGCCGGTTCAGCCTGCTGCTCCTGCCGAACGTGGGTGCCCTGAGCGCCGACCAGGTGGCGGCAGTGCGCGAGTTCCACGCCGCCGGCGGGTCCGTGGTGGCGACCGGGGATACCTCGCTGTACGACGAGGACGGTGAGCGGCGCAGCGACTACGGGCTGGCCGACCTCCTAGGCGTCTCCGCAGGTGAGGAGGTGCACGGTCGCTGGGAGGCCACCGACCCGAACATCGAGACGGCGGGCAACCACACCTACCTGCGGTTGTTACCGGCCCGCAACACCGGCGGCGGCGGCATGGACGTGAGCGGGTCTCGGCCGGCCCGGCACCAGGCCCTGGCGGGCTTCGAGGAGACCGACATCGTGCCGTTCGGGGGATTCCTGCGCGAGGCGCGGGTGCACGAGGGTTTCGAGACGGTGGGCACGTTCATCCCGCGATTCCCGATCTATCCGCCGGAGACTTCATGGATGCACACGCCGGAAACAGACATCCCGGCTCTGGTGGTCAGCGACCGGGGCGACGCACGGACGGCGATGGTGCTCGCAGACCTGGACCGCTGCGCCGACCGTGACCAGCAGCCCGACGCCCGCGAGTTGCTCGCCCAGGTGGTGCGGTGGGCGATCGGGAGTGGCTCCAAGGTCTCCGCGCAGACGCCTGGGGGAGTCGCGGTGAATGCCTACGCTCAGCCTGGCCGCACGATCGTGCACCTGACGAACTCGCTCGCGACCACCACGTTGGCGGCGCGGCAGGACCAGGTGTACCCGGTGGGCCCGATCGAGGTGCGGGTCGCGAAGCCGGAGGGCGCCAGCGCCGTGCGGGCGGTGACGCTGCGCGTCGCGGAGGCGCAGGCTGACGCGGTCGACGACGGTGCAGCCATCCGGATCAGCCTCGATACAGTCGGCGCTCACGAGGTCCTGGTGATCGACTGGGCCTGA
- a CDS encoding carbohydrate ABC transporter permease, whose amino-acid sequence MTHTMTPEAAAAQERSARSAGAHPQGARSGRPLALAGRGGKLILMTMLAISFLTPLTWMLSASLKTEQDIAENPMGFIPQTWEWQNYAAAFESIRPFFINSAMLAAINVVGVLAIASIAGYAFGRLTFRGRDLAFSLVLATAIIPGIVLIIPQYIIFQQIGWVDTFFPLWVPRVLTPVFGTFLLRQAFMTLPKELEEAAKLDGLNTFSIYARIMLPQVKPALAAVGVFTFVESWNDLFGPLIFINSTERQTLPIALAQFQGEFFSTTNLLMAASTITVVPVIVIYLIAQKYFVQGIASSGLK is encoded by the coding sequence GTGACGCACACCATGACACCCGAGGCGGCCGCAGCACAGGAGCGCTCTGCCCGGTCCGCGGGGGCGCACCCGCAAGGTGCCCGCAGCGGACGGCCGCTGGCCCTGGCGGGCCGTGGCGGCAAGCTCATCCTGATGACGATGCTGGCAATCAGCTTCCTCACGCCGCTGACCTGGATGCTCTCCGCCTCGCTGAAGACCGAGCAGGACATCGCCGAGAACCCGATGGGGTTCATCCCGCAGACGTGGGAGTGGCAGAACTATGCCGCAGCGTTCGAATCGATCCGCCCGTTCTTCATCAACAGCGCCATGCTGGCCGCGATCAACGTGGTGGGCGTGCTGGCGATCGCCTCGATCGCCGGCTACGCCTTCGGACGGCTCACCTTCCGAGGCCGCGACCTGGCGTTCTCGCTCGTTCTGGCGACGGCGATCATCCCCGGGATCGTGCTGATCATCCCGCAGTACATCATCTTCCAACAGATCGGCTGGGTGGATACGTTCTTCCCGCTCTGGGTGCCACGGGTCCTCACCCCGGTGTTCGGCACCTTCTTGCTCCGCCAGGCGTTCATGACGCTGCCCAAGGAGCTCGAGGAGGCGGCCAAGCTCGACGGCCTGAACACGTTCAGCATCTACGCACGGATCATGCTGCCGCAGGTGAAGCCCGCCCTCGCGGCCGTCGGAGTGTTCACGTTCGTGGAGTCCTGGAACGACCTGTTCGGTCCGCTTATCTTCATCAACTCCACCGAGCGGCAGACCCTGCCGATCGCACTGGCTCAGTTCCAGGGAGAGTTCTTCTCCACCACCAACCTGCTGATGGCGGCCTCCACGATCACCGTGGTGCCGGTGATCGTGATCTACCTGATCGCACAGAAGTACTTCGTTCAAGGCATCGCCAGCAGCGGCCTCAAGTAA
- a CDS encoding IclR family transcriptional regulator: MSPPGTSDPPVRSVQRAFAVLEALANRDEAATLTSIADELGLAVPTTFRIMRTLVAEGYAQQVASRRYGLGPGLVRLGDRREHWLGIWARPVLAEVVDELHETANVAVLDGDMVVYVAQVPSAYGMRMFTEVGHRVHAHCSGVGKAILATMPDEQVRALLRRSGMPRLTPATLVTEHDFLDELSRIRPRGYAIDDGEQEVGVRCLAAVVPGWPAPMAVSISGPSTRVPIAATTGYAEVLERAATRLAEMLATGAEPGTRTTAVGKGQHG, from the coding sequence ATGTCTCCACCGGGCACGTCGGACCCACCGGTCCGCTCTGTGCAGCGCGCTTTCGCCGTCCTCGAGGCGTTGGCCAACCGGGACGAGGCAGCCACTCTTACCTCGATCGCGGACGAGCTGGGTTTGGCGGTGCCGACGACGTTTCGCATCATGCGCACCCTCGTCGCCGAGGGATATGCCCAGCAGGTGGCCTCGCGCCGATACGGACTGGGTCCGGGTCTCGTCCGTCTCGGCGATCGCCGCGAGCATTGGCTGGGGATCTGGGCACGGCCAGTCTTGGCAGAGGTGGTGGACGAGCTCCACGAGACAGCCAACGTGGCAGTTCTCGATGGCGACATGGTGGTGTACGTGGCCCAGGTCCCCAGCGCCTACGGGATGCGCATGTTCACCGAGGTGGGCCACCGGGTGCACGCGCACTGCAGCGGAGTGGGCAAGGCGATCCTCGCGACGATGCCCGATGAGCAGGTCCGTGCTCTGCTGCGGCGCAGTGGGATGCCGCGCTTGACGCCGGCCACGCTCGTGACCGAGCACGACTTCCTCGACGAGCTCAGCCGGATCCGTCCGCGCGGGTACGCCATCGATGACGGCGAGCAGGAGGTGGGCGTGCGTTGCCTCGCCGCCGTAGTACCTGGGTGGCCGGCCCCGATGGCGGTCTCGATCTCCGGACCGTCCACGCGCGTCCCGATCGCCGCAACCACGGGATACGCCGAAGTGCTCGAGCGGGCAGCCACGCGCCTGGCCGAGATGCTCGCCACGGGAGCCGAACCGGGCACCCGAACGACCGCCGTCGGAAAGGGACAGCACGGGTGA
- a CDS encoding iron chaperone, translated as MAEKATSIDEYLDGIDPAFRPELERIRALVTEVVPSVEESISYRMPTLKYKNRALVYFTASKNHMTLFPSSWAIEEFQDRLADYKRTEHGIQFTLEKPLPTELIEDLVRYHARQIDADRH; from the coding sequence ATGGCTGAGAAGGCGACGAGCATTGATGAGTACCTTGACGGGATCGATCCGGCGTTCCGACCGGAGCTCGAGCGGATCCGTGCGCTGGTGACCGAGGTCGTGCCGAGCGTCGAAGAATCGATCAGTTACCGCATGCCGACACTGAAGTACAAGAACCGCGCACTGGTGTACTTCACGGCATCGAAGAACCACATGACCCTCTTCCCTTCATCCTGGGCGATCGAAGAGTTCCAGGACCGGCTGGCGGACTACAAGCGGACTGAACACGGGATTCAGTTCACGCTGGAGAAGCCACTGCCCACTGAGCTGATCGAGGACCTCGTCCGGTACCACGCACGCCAGATCGACGCCGACCGGCACTGA
- a CDS encoding GNAT family N-acetyltransferase — protein MTPTAWPRAILDGDVVVGFVMANFDPENELAAFRCGIWRLNVAADQQGRGVGRFAVEGVAREAQSRGRDRITVLWAPGEGGPEGFYLRCGFEPTGEQVFDQLLGARTTTTASRPAG, from the coding sequence GTGACACCCACGGCGTGGCCGAGGGCGATCCTCGACGGGGACGTCGTCGTCGGGTTCGTCATGGCCAACTTCGACCCCGAGAACGAGCTCGCGGCCTTTCGTTGCGGGATCTGGCGGCTGAATGTCGCCGCCGACCAGCAAGGGCGGGGCGTCGGGCGGTTCGCGGTCGAGGGGGTCGCCCGCGAGGCCCAGAGCCGGGGGCGGGACCGGATCACGGTCCTGTGGGCACCGGGCGAGGGTGGGCCAGAGGGCTTCTACCTGCGCTGCGGATTCGAACCGACCGGAGAGCAGGTCTTCGACCAGCTGCTCGGAGCGCGCACCACGACGACGGCGAGCCGTCCGGCCGGGTGA
- a CDS encoding SRPBCC family protein, translating into MKYTIPIEIALPREKVVQLLEDPAHRPKWLRGLVSHEPLRGVDGQVGTESRVVFQSGQQSMECTETITRREPASLHGISADRVVYFAREIVADGMWSAAREQLTATGPESTLWVSENEYRFSGLMRVVAPFMRGAFIKQSRQHMQDFKAFSEHGTDIREAEG; encoded by the coding sequence ATGAAGTACACGATCCCGATCGAGATCGCGCTGCCACGGGAGAAGGTCGTTCAGCTACTCGAGGACCCCGCACACCGACCGAAGTGGCTACGAGGCTTGGTGTCGCACGAGCCGTTACGTGGTGTGGACGGGCAGGTCGGCACCGAGTCACGGGTCGTGTTCCAGTCGGGGCAGCAGTCCATGGAGTGCACCGAGACCATCACGCGCCGGGAACCGGCGAGCCTGCACGGTATCTCGGCGGACCGTGTGGTCTATTTCGCGCGTGAGATCGTTGCGGATGGCATGTGGAGTGCCGCTCGTGAACAGCTGACTGCGACCGGCCCGGAGAGCACGCTCTGGGTGAGCGAGAACGAATACCGGTTCAGCGGCCTGATGCGAGTGGTGGCTCCGTTCATGCGCGGTGCCTTCATCAAGCAGTCACGACAGCATATGCAGGACTTCAAGGCGTTCAGCGAGCACGGAACAGACATCCGCGAAGCGGAAGGCTGA
- a CDS encoding SGNH/GDSL hydrolase family protein, whose translation MGNEQSRPPARARTGRSRVLVAALAAAGLLLGGAPSSGAEAAPGGSAAEAAANEVVTWGASQVQLDEPENFGDMTVRNLVHTSVGGRGLQVTLSNAEGERPITFSPVTVGVQAEGAAVVPGRQHQLTFDGEASVTIASGETAQSDPLNWNVPADTTLAVSVHTMGDTGPVTGHAFANQVSYTAPGDATDDVSGDAFDGTINSWYWVEALTVQPPRQASTLAFFGDSITDGVGATTGANLRWPDQLADRISNSRYVHRFGVMNQGISANRLLEDGIGDAGIDRFAGDVLDEPSVSTVFVLEGVNDLRWDVATTPEDLTDAYQQLISEAHAEGVCVVGATILPFGGSSRWNAEREEIRLEVNDWIRTSGAFDSVVDFDAVVRDPDNPVEMDPRYGDDDHLHPSDEGYTQMAEAVDLTTLDCDRER comes from the coding sequence ATGGGGAACGAACAGTCGCGACCGCCGGCCAGGGCACGGACCGGCCGGTCACGAGTCCTAGTCGCTGCGCTGGCTGCAGCCGGCCTGCTGCTGGGTGGAGCGCCGTCTTCTGGGGCAGAGGCGGCGCCCGGCGGTTCTGCCGCCGAAGCCGCCGCCAACGAGGTGGTGACCTGGGGCGCGAGCCAGGTCCAGCTGGACGAACCGGAGAACTTCGGCGATATGACGGTGCGCAACCTCGTACACACGAGCGTCGGCGGACGCGGGCTGCAGGTGACCCTCTCGAACGCCGAAGGCGAACGGCCGATCACCTTCTCCCCGGTGACGGTGGGTGTCCAGGCCGAGGGCGCGGCGGTCGTCCCGGGCAGACAGCACCAGCTCACCTTCGACGGGGAGGCCTCGGTCACCATCGCGTCCGGCGAGACGGCGCAGAGTGACCCGCTGAACTGGAACGTGCCGGCGGATACGACCCTGGCGGTGAGTGTGCACACCATGGGTGACACCGGTCCGGTGACCGGGCACGCCTTCGCCAACCAGGTCTCCTACACCGCGCCGGGCGATGCGACCGACGACGTGTCCGGCGATGCCTTCGACGGCACGATCAACAGCTGGTACTGGGTGGAGGCGTTGACGGTCCAGCCGCCCCGGCAGGCGTCCACCCTGGCGTTCTTCGGCGACTCCATCACCGACGGAGTCGGCGCGACAACCGGCGCCAACCTGCGCTGGCCCGACCAACTGGCCGATCGCATCAGCAACAGTCGCTATGTGCACCGCTTTGGCGTGATGAACCAAGGAATCTCTGCCAACCGGCTCCTGGAGGACGGCATCGGAGACGCCGGCATCGATCGATTCGCCGGGGACGTGCTCGACGAGCCGTCGGTGTCCACGGTGTTCGTGCTCGAGGGCGTCAACGACCTGCGCTGGGACGTGGCCACCACACCGGAAGACCTCACCGATGCCTATCAGCAGCTGATCAGCGAGGCGCACGCCGAGGGGGTCTGCGTGGTGGGTGCCACGATCCTCCCGTTCGGTGGCAGTAGCCGGTGGAACGCCGAGCGGGAAGAGATCCGCCTCGAGGTGAACGACTGGATCCGCACCAGCGGGGCCTTCGACAGCGTCGTGGACTTCGACGCGGTCGTGCGCGACCCGGACAACCCGGTGGAGATGGACCCGCGCTACGGCGACGACGACCACCTCCACCCGAGCGACGAGGGCTACACGCAGATGGCCGAAGCCGTCGACCTGACCACGCTGGACTGCGACCGCGAGCGGTGA
- a CDS encoding ArsR/SmtB family transcription factor: protein MEALAVLADPARRRIVEYLGDSEVPAGELAEVMDAEFGLVQPATSRHLRRLREVGLVHSRPDGSRRLYSLDPSALREIDRWLDQFRGLWSDALSALDAEVRRGKSSTRDQAS, encoded by the coding sequence GTGGAAGCTCTCGCCGTCTTAGCCGATCCGGCTCGTCGCCGCATCGTGGAGTACCTCGGGGACAGCGAGGTGCCCGCCGGTGAGCTTGCCGAGGTGATGGACGCGGAGTTCGGACTCGTTCAGCCAGCCACCTCGCGACATCTGCGGCGACTGCGTGAGGTGGGCCTCGTGCACTCCCGCCCCGACGGCTCGCGACGCCTTTACTCCCTCGATCCCAGTGCTCTGCGCGAGATCGACCGCTGGCTCGATCAGTTCCGAGGGCTGTGGAGCGATGCCCTGTCCGCTCTCGACGCCGAGGTGCGCCGAGGAAAGTCGTCAACGAGAGACCAGGCCAGTTGA
- a CDS encoding ABC transporter substrate-binding protein, producing the protein MNTHHILSRRNFLIAGGGAAGAVLLASCSGGTAEGNPDEITGAGWADGLNDLVFGQIKDDFEAATGLTVTPQASVPFDDYQTRFRTLIAGGSPPDLMRLNDDFLREMSDKETIMDIGSYLSESDVDTSDYFEGVLDFTDLPNGRAGLAIGALPRVIYFNKTLFEEKGVPLPPTTWTSEGWTWEDFLETARALTDDETWGACVVTDTAYENTFAVNNGGEGIFSEDGRSFALAGPEGLEALQWVADLALVHEVAPTWAEVSGDDAEQQLFVGGRLAMLFSSMSISGYLSENVTEFEWDIAPVPGNVNQYSESSMALMVIPTAAANPDGAWEFLKYITGPDGGQAIAEHRVGVPLSRTAAEALEAGDTGPANIHLFIEAANNNRSVHSTTATAAAVAIYRPELERALIGEITVEEALTGARDQVEATLA; encoded by the coding sequence ATGAACACCCACCACATCCTCAGTCGGCGGAACTTTCTCATTGCAGGCGGAGGCGCCGCAGGCGCAGTGCTCCTAGCGAGCTGCTCGGGAGGCACCGCCGAAGGCAACCCGGACGAGATCACCGGCGCAGGCTGGGCCGACGGGCTCAACGACCTCGTCTTCGGCCAGATCAAGGACGATTTCGAAGCCGCCACCGGACTCACCGTCACGCCACAAGCTTCGGTGCCCTTCGATGACTACCAGACCAGGTTCCGCACCCTGATCGCCGGCGGATCGCCGCCGGACCTGATGCGTCTGAATGACGACTTCCTCCGGGAGATGTCGGACAAGGAGACGATCATGGACATCGGGTCCTATCTGTCCGAATCGGACGTGGACACCTCGGACTACTTCGAAGGCGTACTTGACTTCACCGACCTCCCGAACGGTCGCGCGGGCTTGGCCATCGGCGCTCTGCCCCGGGTCATCTACTTCAACAAGACCCTGTTCGAGGAGAAGGGGGTGCCGCTGCCACCAACCACCTGGACCTCGGAGGGCTGGACGTGGGAGGACTTCCTGGAGACCGCCCGCGCCCTGACCGACGACGAGACATGGGGCGCGTGTGTGGTGACCGATACCGCCTACGAGAACACCTTTGCCGTGAACAACGGCGGTGAGGGGATCTTCTCGGAGGACGGACGCTCCTTCGCCCTCGCCGGACCGGAGGGCCTGGAAGCGCTGCAGTGGGTGGCGGACCTTGCCCTCGTTCATGAGGTTGCTCCCACGTGGGCCGAGGTATCCGGGGATGACGCCGAGCAGCAACTCTTCGTCGGTGGTCGCCTCGCGATGCTGTTCTCCTCGATGTCGATCTCCGGGTACCTGAGCGAGAACGTCACCGAGTTCGAGTGGGACATCGCTCCCGTCCCAGGGAACGTGAACCAGTACAGCGAGTCTTCGATGGCGCTGATGGTGATCCCGACGGCGGCGGCCAACCCCGATGGCGCCTGGGAGTTCCTCAAGTACATCACCGGCCCCGACGGCGGTCAGGCGATCGCAGAGCACCGTGTGGGTGTCCCGCTGAGTCGAACAGCCGCCGAGGCGCTGGAGGCCGGCGACACCGGACCGGCGAACATCCATCTGTTCATCGAAGCGGCCAACAACAACCGCAGTGTGCACTCCACCACGGCCACGGCAGCGGCGGTGGCGATCTACCGGCCGGAATTGGAACGCGCCTTGATCGGTGAGATCACCGTGGAGGAGGCACTGACCGGCGCTCGCGACCAGGTCGAAGCGACGCTGGCGTGA
- a CDS encoding LacI family DNA-binding transcriptional regulator produces the protein MAVTRKDVALRAGVSTAVVSYVLNDGPRPVSQAARARVLAAIEELGYQRDGVARMLALGRSSTLGLVVPDIVMPYFGRLSQAISSLAFEQGLELLVATTDWDLAKERANLRALVERRVDGIIVVSVDRHQDFGPYTTLGTPIVVVDRPEFAVRGTALVTEHLLSHGHERIAMLGGPEGISSTRRRHQGWRQVLAGAGLHAGDDYVCAAPLTESGGYHAVDQVLAMNPRPTAALVSHDVQAFGVVRRLYERGVTVPDDFAFAVANATDLAQFTVPSLTSLVAPTLDIAGAAIKAVGQAGDELVQTINLANYALAKRESCGCAGSRTAVLDSDEP, from the coding sequence GTGGCCGTGACAAGAAAGGACGTAGCGCTTCGCGCAGGGGTCTCGACGGCCGTGGTGTCCTACGTACTCAACGATGGCCCCCGGCCGGTCTCGCAGGCCGCCCGCGCCCGGGTGCTCGCGGCGATCGAGGAACTCGGTTATCAGCGCGACGGCGTCGCCCGAATGCTGGCCTTGGGGCGCTCCTCCACCCTCGGACTCGTTGTCCCCGACATTGTGATGCCCTACTTCGGACGGCTGAGCCAGGCGATCTCGTCTCTGGCCTTCGAGCAAGGGCTGGAGCTCCTGGTGGCCACCACCGACTGGGATCTGGCGAAGGAGCGGGCCAACCTCCGGGCGCTGGTGGAGCGCCGGGTGGACGGAATCATCGTGGTCAGCGTGGACCGGCACCAAGACTTCGGGCCGTACACCACCCTGGGCACTCCGATCGTGGTGGTGGACCGTCCGGAGTTCGCCGTACGCGGGACCGCCCTGGTCACCGAACATCTGCTCAGCCACGGGCACGAACGGATCGCGATGCTGGGCGGTCCAGAGGGGATCTCCTCCACCAGGCGCCGCCACCAGGGCTGGCGACAGGTGCTGGCCGGGGCCGGGCTTCATGCCGGCGACGACTACGTCTGTGCGGCACCGCTGACCGAGTCCGGTGGCTACCACGCAGTCGATCAGGTGCTGGCGATGAACCCGCGGCCTACTGCAGCTCTGGTGTCGCACGACGTGCAAGCGTTCGGTGTGGTGCGCCGCCTGTACGAGCGGGGCGTCACGGTGCCCGACGATTTCGCCTTCGCCGTGGCGAACGCCACCGACCTGGCCCAGTTCACCGTGCCCTCGCTGACCTCCTTGGTCGCGCCAACCCTGGACATCGCCGGGGCGGCCATCAAGGCAGTGGGCCAGGCCGGCGACGAACTGGTGCAGACGATCAACCTGGCCAACTATGCGCTGGCGAAGCGGGAGTCCTGCGGGTGTGCGGGGTCGCGCACGGCAGTTCTGGACTCAGACGAGCCGTAG